In a genomic window of Rhinoderma darwinii isolate aRhiDar2 chromosome 10, aRhiDar2.hap1, whole genome shotgun sequence:
- the LOC142662570 gene encoding uncharacterized protein LOC142662570: MSETSTPHATVTSTVTNVSDNVLSTPIVTSLPVQPNITTPTSPASVSSSSPPRPLTQSSNSTSSSNDYSNITTKAPLNNSTTVKTSTSSLYSSLNTTTIVTSSGTISTPSITSLNTTTQLCTSTENQQCSSKNGSCTCVCNKDLIGRDCAYGKNETAAVLNKEKGPKRNFFVEITIDKTFEMSLNNPSSSEYINLYTQVLNVLEVAFKRAAPEYFFKVIIHGFRNGSIIVNSTAVYTYPNNQTGIDFINEQLESELNNSLDQSLPELEQKMGVTVRKSVQPESPTITNPPLSSTRSQLKPMLTMTIGQTRLS; this comes from the exons ATGTCAGAGACGTCTACACCACATGCCACAGTAACATCAACTGTTACTAATGTGTCTGACAATGTACTTAGCACTCCTATTGTAACATCTTTACCAGTACAACCAAATATTACTACGCCAACTTCTCCAGCTTCAGTAAGCTCGAGCAGTCCACCTAGACCTCTAACACAAAGTAGtaattccacctcctcttccaatGATTATTCCAACATCACAACTAAAGCCCCACTAAATAATTCTACCACGGTAAAAACATCCACCTCTTCATTATACAGTAGCCTAAATACCACTACCATTGTGACTTCCAGCGGAACAATATCCACTCCATCAATTACATCTTTAAATACTACTACACAACTGTGTACGAGCACTGAAAACCAACAGTGCTCATCTAAAAATGGTAGCTGCACTTGTGTTTGCAATAAAGATCTCATCGGAAGGGATTGCGCATATGGAAAAAATGAGACAGCTGCTGTGTTAA ATAAAGAAAAAGGCCCAAAACGTAACTTCTTTGTTGAGATCACCATAGATAAGACTTTCGAAATGTCTTTAAACAACCCATCGTCCTCAGAGTACATAAACCTGTATACGCAAGTACTAAATGTC CTGGAAGTTGCTTTCAAAAGAGCAGCGCctgaatatttttttaaagttatcaTCCACGGCTTCAG GAATGGGAGTATTATTGTAAACAGCACTGCTGTCTATACATATCCTAACAACCAGACGGGCATTGACTTCATAAACGAGCAATTGGAGTCGGAGTTGAACAATTCTCTGGACCAGTCACTACCAGAACTCGAACAAAAGATGGGTGTTACTGTCAGGAAAAGCGTGCAGCCGGAATCTCCTACCATAACTA ATCCCCCACTGTCCTCTACTAGGTCGCAGCTGAAGCCTATGCTGACCATGACAATTGGACAGACTCGGCTGTCATAG